Part of the Corynebacterium efficiens YS-314 genome is shown below.
TGCATCCGCAGCCGCCAACGCTGAGAACAACTTCGGTCTGGATCCACGCACCCTGGTCATCTCCGAGGCCTACGCCGACGAGGGCCCGACCATGCGTCGCTTCCAGCCACGTGCTCAGGGTCGTGCATTCCAGATCCGTAAGCGCAGCAGCCACATCACCGTGGTTGTTGAAAGCCAGAAGGAAGGAGCCAACTAGTGGGCCAGAAGATTCATCCACACGGCCTCCGATTGGGCATCACTTCCGACTGGAAGTCCCATTGGTACGCCGACCAGTCCTACGCTGACTACGTCGCCGAGGACATCAAGATCCGCGATTTCCTGTCCAAGGGCCTCGACCGCGCCGGCATCGCCGACGTCGTCATCGAGCGCACCCGCGACCGCGTTCGCGTTGACATCCACACCGCACGCCCCGGCATCGTCATCGGCCGTCGTGGTGCTGAGGCTGACCGCATTCGCCGCGAGCTGGAGAAGCTCACCGGCAAGCAGGTCGCCCTCAACATCCTCGAGGTCAAGAACATCGATGCCAACGCTCAGCTGGTGGCCCAGTCCATCGCTGAGCAGCTGTCCAACCGCGTGGCTTTCCGTCGTGCAATGCGTAAGGCTATCCAGTCCGCAATGCGCCAGCCACAGGTCAAGGGCATCAAGGTTGTGTGCTCCGGTCGTCTCGGCGGTGCCGAGATGTCCCGCACCGAGCGCTACCACGAGGGTCGCGTTCCGCTGCACACCCTGCGCGCCGAGATCGACTACGGCACCTACGAGGCCCACACCACCTTCGGACGCATCGGCGTCAAGGTGTGGATCTACAAGGGTGACGTCGTCGGTGGCCGTCGCGAGTCCGAGATCAACGCACCGGCCGAGCGCCGTGGCCGCGGCGACCGCAACGCACGTCCGCGTCGTGGTGGCCAGCGCCGTCAGCGTGCTGAGCAGAAGCAGGAGGGCTAAACATGCTTATCCCTAAGCGCGTTAAGTACCGTCGCCAGCACCGCCCAACCCGTAGCGGTATCTCCAAGGGCGGCAACCGCGTCACCTTCGGTGAGTACGGCATCCAGGCTCTCGAGCCTGCCTACATCACCAACCGTCAGATCGAATCTGCACGTATTGCCATCAACCGCCACGTCAAGCGTGGTGGCAAGGTTTGGATCAACATCTTCCCGGACCGTCCGCTGACCCAGAAGCCACTCGGCGTTCGTATGGGTTCCGGTAAGGGTCCTGTGGAGAAGTGGGTCGCCAACGTCAAGCCGGGCCGCATTCTCTTCGAGATGTCCTACCCGGATGAGGCTATGGCTCTCGAGGCTCTGCGTCGTGCAGGCCAGAAGCTTCCTTGCAAGGTCCGTATCGTCAAGAGGGAGGATCAGCTCTAATGGCTATCGGTACCCCAGCACACGAGTTCCGTGAACTCAACGAGGAAGAACTGGTCAACCGCCTCAACGAGGCCAAGGAAGAACTGTTCAACCTTCGCTTCCAGCTCGCCACCGGCCAGCTGACCAACAACCGCCGCCTTCGCACGGTCAAGCGCGACATCGCCCGCATCTACACCGTTATCCGCGAGCGTGAACTGGGCCTGTCCGTCGTTCCGGGAGCTGAGGCTTAATTATGAGTGAGGCAAACGTGAGCAACAAGGAAAAGGGCGCACGCAAAGTTCGCACCGGCTACGTGGTTTCTGACAAGATGCAGAAGACCATCGTCGTCGAGCTCGAGGATCGTAAGCAGCACGCTCTGTACAGCAAGATCCTTCGCACCAACAAGAAGGTCAAGGCCCACGATGAGGAGAACATCGCCGGTATCGGCGACCTGGTCCGCATCGAGGAGACCCGTCCGCTGTCCAAGGACAAGAACTACCGTCTCATCGAGATCATCGAGAAGGCCAAGTAGTTTTCCTGAGCAGTAACTGAACGCTTCTTCCCCCCCCCGGGGAGGATACGTTCAGCACAAGCCCCATCCGGTCATGCACCGGGTGGGGCTTTCTGCTGCCCGGAATCGCCTGGGCTCTAGGGGAGTCTCGACTCCTGCAGGTCGAGTCGCGCGTGATCATCAATGTCGGCGGGCAGCGAGCCCTCGCCAGTCAGGCCCTCGCCGGTGTGGATGAAGGTGAACAGGTGGCGTTCGGTCACACCCTGGGCGGAGGCACCCCCGGCGTGGCCGTAGCGCACCTCGATGCGGTCATCGGCGATCCGGGTGACCTCCTCGACGGTCTTCATCTGGAAGGGGGCGGGGGCGGTGATCATCTCACCCCGGTGGAACAGCACCACCGCGTCGTGGATGGCCGCGCCGATACCCGCGGACCGCTCGGCATCGCCGTTGGACCCGTTAAGCACGAGGTAGCTCAGGGCGGCGCAGGAATCATAACCGTTCTCACCGATCTGGAAGTGGTAGTAGACATCGTCGACCGGGACGGTGGAATCCGGTGTGGCACCCAGGGCGCCGACGGGGATGATCCCCTGTTCCAGGAAGGGGGCGAAGTCGGAGGCCATCGGGTTGTCGGTGCACGGCACCGGGGGCTTATCGACGGAGGACTCCTCCGGCACATCCTCCTCCGCCACCTCATCATCTGTTGGCGGGGTGCCGACGGGGAGGGGAGCGGCGGTGCCGTCGATGGCCACCTCATCGGGCGTGATCTCGACCGTGGTGTCGGGGGTGTTCACACATCCGGCCAGCAGGAGAGTGGCGAAAGCGGGGATGAGAACAGCGGATGCGTGCTTCCTGGCCATGGAGTCCTCTCCTCATACAGGGCTGCGGGAATTCCCATATTAGGGCGTGGCGGGTGATTGCGCACCGGTTTCCATAGCACAGCCCCATGCCACCGCGCACGCAGGAGGGTGTCGCGTTATTTGGATTGGGTGCCGGGGGTGTGGTTAAATGTCTGAGTCGTCTGCGTAGGTCGGAAGTGATGGTGCTTTTCCGAATCATGCTTCCGAGACCCCTCGACGCCACCATGTGTGAGTGTTCGTTGCCTTCGAAAATGAAGTGTGTGTAGACGCCGGTAGGACAAAGACCACGTGTGTTTGGGACGGAAATCCAGCACACATTAATCCAGGTCAGGAGACCAGTAGTGATTCAGCAGGAATCGCGTCTGAAGATCGCCGACAACACTGGTGCACGTGAAATCCTGTGCATCCGCGTTCTCGGTGGATCCACCCGACGTTTTGCTGGCATTGGTGACGTTATCGTCGCCACTGTCAAGGAAGCAGCCCCCGGCGGCAACGTGAAGTCTGGCGAGATCGTCAAGGCTGTCATCGTGCGCACCAAGAAGGAGACCCGTCGTGCCGACGGTTCTTACATCTCCTTCGATGAGAACGCCGCCGTCATCATCAAGAACGACAACGAGCCACGCGGTACCCGCATCTTCGGCCCTGTCGCACGTGAACTCCGCGAGAAGAAGTTCATGAAGATCGTTTCTCTCGCACCGGAGGTGATTTAAGAATGAAGGTCCACAAGGGCGATATGGTTCTGGTCATCTCAGGTCCAGACAAGGGCGCTAAGGGCAAGGTCATCGCGGCTTTCCCGAAGACCGAGAAGGTTCTGGTCGAAGGCGTTAACCGCATCAAGAAGCACGTGGCCAACTCCGCACCCGAGCGTGGTGCAGAGTCCGGCGGAATCGTGACCCAGGAAGCTCCCATCCACGTGTCCAACGTGATGGTCATCGACGCCGATGGAAACCCCACCCGTGTTGGTTTCCGCGTTGACGAGAACGGCAAGAAGGTTCGCGTCTCTCGTCGTTCCGGGAAGGATATCTAATGGCTGAGAACTACACCCCGCGTCTCAAGTCCCGCTACCAGGACGAGATCCGCCCCAACCTGCAGACCCAGTTCGAGTTCTCGAACGTCATGCAGATCCCGGGCGTCACCAAGGTTGTCGTGAACATGGGCGTCGGCGACGCTGCCCGTGACTCCAAGATGATCAACGGCGCACTCGAGGACCTCACCGCAATCACCGGTCAGAAGCCACAGCTTCGCCGTGCGAAGAAGTCCATCGCCAACTTCAAGCTCCGTGAAGGCATGCCGATCGGCGCGAAGGTCACCCTCCGCGGCGACCGCATGTGGGAGTTCCTGGACCGTCTGCTGACCGTGGCCCTGCCACGTATCCGCGACTTCCGTGGACTCTCCGACCAGCAGTTCGACGGCCACGGTAACTACACCTTCGGCCTCACCGAGCAGACCATGTTCTACGAGATCGACGTCGACAAGATCGACCGTCCCCGCGGCATGGACATCACCGTCGTCACCACCGCTGTGACCGACGATGAGGGTCGCGCACTGCTGCGCGAGCTCGGCTTCCCCTTCAAGGGCGAAGACGGCAAGAAGCAGTAAAACAGCTGTCATAGGCTGAACACACAGAAGGCACTCACCCGGCGAGGGTGGGTGCCTTTTGCGTCCCCGGGGGCTGCGGGGCTGCTAATATCTTCTCAGCAGTCGGGGGAGAAGGAGAGTTGTTGATGTCCAGGTCCGGTTTCACGCGCGTTGTGGCAGCGCTGCTGGCGGTGGTGATGATGATCGGCGTGACACCCGCCCACGCACAGGATGCCAGGACGCTGCGTGCGCTGACGTCCTCTGAGGGGATCGCGGACACCCGCGCCCCGGAAGGTGGGGCGCGGGTGGTGGTCTTCGGTGATTCCCACTCCTCCGGCACCAACGCCCCCTTCACCGCCGATGAGCGCGGTTGTCTCCGTGGCGCGGGTTCCTGGCCCGCCCAGCTGCAGGCGCGCCTCGGCCTGCCGACGGGAGAGCTTATCGACGCCTCCTGCAACGGCGCCTCCATCAACTCCGCAGGTCTGCACTTCTCCGATGAGGTCCGCCACGCCGAATCACTCGGGGCGATCGGGCCGCGCACCGAGGAGATCATCATCCAGTTCGGCAAGAACGACCACTGGGGCAACCCTGACATCAGTCTGCGGTACTCGGTGATCAACTGTCTCACCGATCTGGTCAACGGCTGCGGTGACCGGGCGGTTGCCGCCGGCACCATGCAGGACCCCGCGGCGGTGACCCCTGAGTATTATGCGCAGCGCATGGAACCGGTCATCGACTACCTGCGCTACTACGCCCCGAATGCCACCATCACCCTCATGGGGTACCAGGAGTACATGCCACGCACCGGTGGGGAGATCTGCGTCCGCCTGGGTGGTGTGGATATCCGCAAACCGGATGCCTGGGCACTGGTGTCCTATATGGACCGGCTGGAAGCTGCCATCGGCGGAGCTGCGGAGATCCTCAAGGTGGAGTATGTGGATCTGCGCGCAGCCACCGCCGGGCACAGCAGCTGTACCGTGGATCCCTGGGTCAATGGTGTCGTCGATGCCCGGGTCCCGGCGCTCGGGATGCCCTGGCACCCCTCGG
Proteins encoded:
- the rplV gene encoding 50S ribosomal protein L22: MSDNITSARATARFVRVSPMKARRVIDLVRGKTVVEALSILKYAPQAASEPVAKVVASAAANAENNFGLDPRTLVISEAYADEGPTMRRFQPRAQGRAFQIRKRSSHITVVVESQKEGAN
- the rpsC gene encoding 30S ribosomal protein S3, giving the protein MGQKIHPHGLRLGITSDWKSHWYADQSYADYVAEDIKIRDFLSKGLDRAGIADVVIERTRDRVRVDIHTARPGIVIGRRGAEADRIRRELEKLTGKQVALNILEVKNIDANAQLVAQSIAEQLSNRVAFRRAMRKAIQSAMRQPQVKGIKVVCSGRLGGAEMSRTERYHEGRVPLHTLRAEIDYGTYEAHTTFGRIGVKVWIYKGDVVGGRRESEINAPAERRGRGDRNARPRRGGQRRQRAEQKQEG
- the rplP gene encoding 50S ribosomal protein L16, translating into MLIPKRVKYRRQHRPTRSGISKGGNRVTFGEYGIQALEPAYITNRQIESARIAINRHVKRGGKVWINIFPDRPLTQKPLGVRMGSGKGPVEKWVANVKPGRILFEMSYPDEAMALEALRRAGQKLPCKVRIVKREDQL
- the rpmC gene encoding 50S ribosomal protein L29, encoding MAIGTPAHEFRELNEEELVNRLNEAKEELFNLRFQLATGQLTNNRRLRTVKRDIARIYTVIRERELGLSVVPGAEA
- the rpsQ gene encoding 30S ribosomal protein S17, translating into MSEANVSNKEKGARKVRTGYVVSDKMQKTIVVELEDRKQHALYSKILRTNKKVKAHDEENIAGIGDLVRIEETRPLSKDKNYRLIEIIEKAK
- a CDS encoding LppP/LprE family lipoprotein; amino-acid sequence: MARKHASAVLIPAFATLLLAGCVNTPDTTVEITPDEVAIDGTAAPLPVGTPPTDDEVAEEDVPEESSVDKPPVPCTDNPMASDFAPFLEQGIIPVGALGATPDSTVPVDDVYYHFQIGENGYDSCAALSYLVLNGSNGDAERSAGIGAAIHDAVVLFHRGEMITAPAPFQMKTVEEVTRIADDRIEVRYGHAGGASAQGVTERHLFTFIHTGEGLTGEGSLPADIDDHARLDLQESRLP
- the rplN gene encoding 50S ribosomal protein L14 is translated as MIQQESRLKIADNTGAREILCIRVLGGSTRRFAGIGDVIVATVKEAAPGGNVKSGEIVKAVIVRTKKETRRADGSYISFDENAAVIIKNDNEPRGTRIFGPVARELREKKFMKIVSLAPEVI
- the rplX gene encoding 50S ribosomal protein L24; protein product: MKVHKGDMVLVISGPDKGAKGKVIAAFPKTEKVLVEGVNRIKKHVANSAPERGAESGGIVTQEAPIHVSNVMVIDADGNPTRVGFRVDENGKKVRVSRRSGKDI
- the rplE gene encoding 50S ribosomal protein L5 translates to MAENYTPRLKSRYQDEIRPNLQTQFEFSNVMQIPGVTKVVVNMGVGDAARDSKMINGALEDLTAITGQKPQLRRAKKSIANFKLREGMPIGAKVTLRGDRMWEFLDRLLTVALPRIRDFRGLSDQQFDGHGNYTFGLTEQTMFYEIDVDKIDRPRGMDITVVTTAVTDDEGRALLRELGFPFKGEDGKKQ
- a CDS encoding SGNH/GDSL hydrolase family protein → MMIGVTPAHAQDARTLRALTSSEGIADTRAPEGGARVVVFGDSHSSGTNAPFTADERGCLRGAGSWPAQLQARLGLPTGELIDASCNGASINSAGLHFSDEVRHAESLGAIGPRTEEIIIQFGKNDHWGNPDISLRYSVINCLTDLVNGCGDRAVAAGTMQDPAAVTPEYYAQRMEPVIDYLRYYAPNATITLMGYQEYMPRTGGEICVRLGGVDIRKPDAWALVSYMDRLEAAIGGAAEILKVEYVDLRAATAGHSSCTVDPWVNGVVDARVPALGMPWHPSVKGDGVTAGLLADRIARA